A window from Leptotrichia sp. oral taxon 215 str. W9775 encodes these proteins:
- a CDS encoding PspC domain-containing protein, with translation MGVCGGIAKYANQDPNIIRIIAVVLALFSGGSLAIAYIIAGFLLPEGE, from the coding sequence ATGGGAGTATGCGGAGGGATTGCAAAATATGCAAATCAAGATCCAAATATTATAAGAATAATTGCAGTTGTACTTGCGCTTTTCTCTGGTGGATCATTAGCAATAGCATATATTATAGCAGGATTTTTATTGCCGGAAGGTGAATAA
- the purD gene encoding phosphoribosylamine--glycine ligase has protein sequence MKILIVGAGGREHAIAWKLSQNKDVEKIFIAPGNAGAELLEIAENVELKGIQEYIDFAKENGIDLTIVGSEELLVQGIVDEFKKNGLKIFGPDKKAAVLEGSKAYSKDFMKKYGIKTAVYEIFDNFEKAKEFLNNWKDFPVVIKASGLAAGKGVIIAQNLDEAVKAVEDIMVDEKFGNAGSQVVIEEYLDGVEASILSFTDSNVILPLLSAKDHKKIGENETGLNTGGMGAISPNPYVTDEVFEEFKKNIMEPTLKGIHSEGMDFAGVIFFGLMITKKGVYLLEYNMRLGDPETQAVLPLLETDMVEMIKSAFDKKLSEIKVEWRKQSSCCVVAVAGGYPEKYNKGDKISGLSSVGENGEILFICGAKKENDDFITSGGRVLNVVGFGNTLEEAREHAYTSLKKIHFENMYFRNDIGKIK, from the coding sequence ATGAAAATTCTAATAGTCGGAGCTGGAGGAAGGGAACATGCCATTGCATGGAAACTGTCTCAAAACAAAGATGTTGAAAAGATTTTTATTGCACCAGGAAATGCAGGAGCTGAGCTGCTTGAAATTGCAGAAAATGTTGAATTGAAGGGCATACAGGAATATATTGATTTTGCAAAGGAAAATGGAATTGATTTGACTATTGTTGGAAGTGAGGAACTGCTTGTCCAGGGAATAGTTGATGAATTTAAAAAGAATGGATTAAAGATATTCGGGCCTGATAAAAAGGCCGCGGTTCTTGAAGGAAGCAAGGCTTATTCTAAAGACTTTATGAAAAAGTATGGAATTAAAACAGCTGTTTATGAGATTTTTGATAATTTTGAAAAAGCTAAGGAATTTTTGAATAACTGGAAGGATTTTCCTGTAGTTATAAAGGCAAGCGGGCTGGCAGCAGGAAAAGGTGTTATTATTGCACAGAATCTGGATGAAGCAGTTAAGGCTGTGGAAGATATAATGGTTGATGAAAAATTTGGAAATGCCGGTTCCCAGGTTGTAATTGAAGAGTATCTGGACGGGGTGGAAGCTTCGATTTTATCATTTACAGACAGTAATGTGATTTTACCTCTGTTATCGGCAAAGGATCACAAAAAGATAGGTGAAAATGAAACAGGACTTAATACAGGAGGAATGGGAGCAATTTCACCAAATCCATATGTGACTGATGAAGTATTTGAGGAATTTAAAAAGAATATAATGGAGCCTACTCTGAAGGGAATTCATAGTGAAGGAATGGACTTTGCAGGAGTAATCTTCTTTGGGCTTATGATTACGAAAAAAGGTGTATATCTGCTTGAATATAATATGAGACTTGGAGATCCTGAAACACAGGCTGTACTTCCATTACTTGAGACAGACATGGTTGAAATGATAAAAAGTGCATTTGATAAAAAATTATCGGAAATTAAAGTAGAATGGAGAAAACAGTCTTCATGCTGTGTAGTTGCAGTGGCAGGAGGTTATCCTGAAAAATACAATAAAGGAGATAAAATATCAGGATTATCAAGTGTTGGAGAAAATGGAGAAATATTGTTTATATGTGGAGCCAAAAAAGAAAATGATGATTTTATCACTTCAGGAGGACGTGTCTTAAACGTTGTAGGATTTGGAAACACTCTGGAAGAAGCAAGGGAACATGCTTATACTTCCCTGAAGAAAATACATTTTGAAAATATGTATTTTAGAAATGATATTGGGAAGATAAAATAA